From a single Fusobacterium pseudoperiodonticum genomic region:
- the secA gene encoding preprotein translocase subunit SecA yields MIGGLLKKIFGTKNDREVKALRKIVDQINALEPEYEKLSDEDLRHKTDIFKERLANGETLDDILVEAFATVREASKRILGLRHYDVQLIGGIVLHQGKITEMKTGEGKTLVATCPVYLNALAGKGVHVITVNDYLAKRDRDQMSRLYGFLGLSSGVILNGLPTEQRKRSYEADITYGTNSEFGFDYLRDNMVSDMKNKVQRELNFCIVDEVDSILIDEARTPLIISGAAEDKIKWYQVSFQVVSMLTRSFETEKIKNIKEKKAMNIPDEKWGDYEVDEKSRTVVLTEKGVKRVEKILKIDNLYSPEHVELTHFLNQALKAKELFKRDRDYLVRENGEVVIIDEFTGRAMEGRRYSDGLHQAIEAKEGVNIAAENQTLATITLQNYFRMYKKLSGMTGTAETEATEFMHTYGLEVIVIPTNLPVIRKDNADLVYKTKNGKIKSIIDRIEALYEKGQPVLVGTISIKSSEELSELLKKRGVPHNVLNAKFHAQEAEIVAQAGRYKAVTIATNMAGRGTDIMLGGNPEFMALDEVGSRDDERFPEVLAKYQEQCKIEKEQVLALGGLFILGTERHESRRIDNQLRGRSGRQGDPGESEFYLSLEDDLMRLFGSERVSVWMERLKLPEDEPITHGMINSAIEKAQKKIEARNFGIRKSLLEFDDVMNLQRKAIYENRDEALSTDNLKDKILGMLKDTITAKVYEKFAAEHKEDWDIDGLNEYLEDFYVYEEQDDKAYLKNTKESYAERVYEALVSQYNKKEEEIGSGLLRNLEKYILFEVVDNKWREHLKALDGLRESIYLRAYGQRDPVTEYKIISSQIFEEMINNIKEQTTSFLFKVAVKTEEERQSVEEFEEEDVKKVNSEDSCPCGSGKPYNKCCGR; encoded by the coding sequence ATGATAGGTGGTTTACTTAAAAAGATTTTTGGAACAAAAAATGACAGAGAAGTAAAGGCTTTAAGAAAAATTGTTGATCAAATTAATGCATTAGAACCTGAATATGAAAAACTTTCTGATGAAGATTTAAGGCATAAAACTGATATCTTTAAAGAAAGATTAGCAAATGGAGAAACTTTAGATGATATTTTAGTTGAAGCGTTTGCAACAGTTAGAGAAGCATCTAAAAGAATTTTAGGTTTAAGACATTATGATGTTCAATTAATTGGAGGTATAGTTTTACATCAAGGAAAAATTACAGAAATGAAGACAGGGGAAGGAAAAACATTGGTTGCAACTTGTCCAGTTTACTTAAATGCCCTTGCAGGAAAAGGTGTTCACGTAATAACAGTAAATGACTATTTGGCAAAGAGAGATAGAGACCAAATGTCAAGATTATATGGATTCTTAGGATTGAGTTCAGGAGTTATCTTAAATGGACTTCCAACAGAACAAAGAAAAAGATCATATGAAGCAGATATAACTTACGGAACAAACTCAGAATTTGGATTTGACTATTTAAGAGATAACATGGTATCAGATATGAAGAATAAAGTTCAAAGAGAACTAAACTTCTGTATAGTGGACGAAGTTGACTCAATACTTATTGACGAAGCAAGAACCCCTCTAATAATATCTGGTGCAGCAGAAGATAAAATTAAATGGTATCAAGTTTCATTCCAAGTTGTATCTATGCTAACTAGAAGCTTTGAAACAGAAAAAATTAAAAATATTAAAGAGAAAAAGGCTATGAATATCCCTGATGAAAAATGGGGAGATTATGAAGTTGATGAAAAATCAAGAACAGTAGTATTGACAGAAAAAGGTGTAAAAAGAGTTGAAAAGATATTAAAAATAGATAACCTTTATTCGCCTGAACATGTTGAATTGACACATTTCTTAAACCAAGCATTAAAAGCTAAAGAACTATTTAAAAGAGATAGAGATTATTTAGTTAGAGAAAATGGAGAAGTAGTAATAATAGACGAATTTACAGGAAGAGCTATGGAAGGAAGAAGATATTCAGACGGTCTTCACCAAGCTATAGAAGCCAAAGAAGGAGTTAATATTGCTGCTGAAAACCAAACTCTTGCAACAATAACTCTTCAAAACTACTTCAGAATGTATAAAAAGTTATCAGGAATGACTGGTACAGCTGAAACAGAAGCAACAGAGTTTATGCATACTTATGGACTAGAAGTAATAGTTATACCAACTAACTTACCAGTTATAAGAAAAGACAATGCTGACTTAGTATATAAAACTAAGAATGGAAAAATAAAATCTATTATAGATAGAATAGAAGCTCTATATGAAAAAGGACAACCTGTTCTTGTTGGAACAATTTCAATAAAGAGTTCAGAAGAATTATCTGAATTATTAAAGAAAAGAGGAGTTCCTCATAATGTATTGAATGCTAAATTCCACGCTCAAGAAGCTGAAATAGTTGCTCAAGCAGGAAGATATAAAGCAGTAACAATAGCTACTAACATGGCAGGAAGAGGAACAGATATTATGCTAGGAGGAAACCCTGAATTCATGGCTCTTGATGAAGTAGGATCAAGAGATGATGAAAGATTCCCTGAAGTATTAGCAAAATATCAAGAACAATGCAAAATAGAAAAAGAACAAGTTTTAGCTTTAGGTGGATTATTTATACTTGGTACTGAAAGACACGAATCTAGAAGAATTGATAACCAATTAAGAGGAAGATCTGGAAGACAAGGAGACCCTGGAGAATCAGAATTCTATTTATCACTTGAAGATGATTTAATGAGACTGTTTGGTTCAGAAAGAGTTAGTGTATGGATGGAAAGATTAAAATTACCTGAAGATGAACCTATAACTCACGGAATGATAAACTCAGCTATAGAAAAAGCTCAAAAGAAGATAGAAGCTAGAAACTTCGGTATAAGAAAGAGCTTACTTGAATTTGATGATGTTATGAACCTTCAAAGAAAAGCTATTTATGAAAATAGAGATGAAGCTTTAAGTACAGATAATCTAAAAGATAAGATATTAGGAATGCTTAAAGATACTATTACAGCTAAAGTTTATGAAAAATTTGCTGCTGAACATAAAGAAGATTGGGATATAGATGGATTAAATGAATATTTAGAAGATTTCTATGTATATGAAGAACAAGATGACAAAGCTTACTTAAAAAATACTAAAGAAAGCTATGCTGAAAGAGTGTATGAAGCTTTAGTTTCTCAATACAATAAAAAAGAAGAAGAAATTGGTTCTGGTCTTTTAAGAAATCTTGAAAAATATATTTTATTTGAAGTTGTTGATAATAAGTGGAGAGAACACTTAAAAGCTCTTGATGGATTAAGAGAAAGTATTTATTTAAGAGCTTATGGTCAAAGAGACCCAGTAACTGAATATAAAATAATCTCAAGCCAAATATTCGAAGAAATGATTAATAATATTAAGGAACAAACTACATCTTTCTTATTTAAAGTTGCTGTAAAAACTGAAGAAGAAAGACAAAGTGTAGAAGAGTTTGAAGAAGAAGATGTAAAAAAAGTAAATTCTGAAGACTCTTGTCCATGTGGAAGCGGTAAACCATATAATAAAT
- the ligA gene encoding NAD-dependent DNA ligase LigA has product MKIKERIEELKNSNAGLTLYSSQELKDLERIVKLKEDLDKYRDSYYNDNESLISDYEFDILLKELESLEEKYPEYKEASSPTASVGASLKENKFKKVEHAHPMLSLANSYNIGEVVDFIERIKKRISKEQELKYCLEVKLDGLSISLTYIQGKLVRAVTRGDGFIGEDVTENILQIASVVKTLPQALDIEIRGEIVLPLASFEKLNKERLEKGEELFANPRNAASGTLRQLDPKIVKERALDAYFYFLVEADKLGLKSHSESMKFLESMGIKTTGIFELLENSKDIEQRIDYWEKERENLPYETDGLVIKVDEINLWDEIGYTSKTPRWAIAYKFPAHQVSTVLNDVTWQVGRTGKLTPVAELEEVELSGSKVKRASLHNISEIQRKDIRIGDRVFIEKAAEIIPQVVKAIKEERTGNEKTIEEPINCPVCNHKLEREEGLVDIKCVNEECPAKIQGEIEYFVSRDALNIMGLGSKIVEKFIDLGYIKTVVDIYDLKNHREDLENIDKMGKRSIENLLNSIEESKNREYDKVIYALGIPFIGKVASKVLAKASKNIDKLMSMTFEELTSIEGIGEIAANEIIAFFKKEKTQKLVVALKEKGLKFEITESETKVENLNPNFAGKNFLFTGTLKHFTREQIKEEIEKLGGKNLSSVSKNLDYLIVGEKAGSKLKKAQEIPTIKILTEEEFIELKDKFD; this is encoded by the coding sequence ATGAAAATAAAAGAAAGAATAGAAGAATTAAAGAATAGCAACGCAGGCTTGACACTATACTCATCACAAGAATTAAAAGATTTAGAAAGAATTGTTAAATTAAAAGAAGATTTAGACAAGTATAGAGACTCTTATTACAATGATAATGAAAGTCTTATCTCAGATTACGAATTCGATATTTTATTAAAAGAACTGGAAAGCTTAGAAGAAAAATATCCAGAATACAAAGAGGCTTCATCTCCAACAGCAAGTGTGGGAGCAAGCTTAAAAGAAAATAAATTTAAAAAAGTTGAACACGCACATCCGATGTTAAGTTTGGCTAATAGCTATAATATTGGCGAGGTTGTGGACTTCATTGAAAGAATAAAAAAGAGAATTTCTAAGGAGCAAGAATTAAAATATTGTTTGGAGGTTAAACTTGATGGCTTATCTATCAGTCTAACTTACATACAAGGTAAACTTGTTAGAGCTGTAACTCGTGGAGATGGCTTTATTGGTGAAGATGTAACAGAGAATATCTTACAGATAGCAAGTGTTGTAAAAACTTTACCACAAGCTCTAGATATTGAAATCAGAGGAGAAATTGTTCTACCATTAGCAAGTTTTGAAAAGCTGAATAAAGAAAGACTAGAAAAGGGAGAAGAACTTTTTGCTAATCCTAGAAATGCAGCAAGTGGAACTTTAAGACAATTAGATCCTAAGATAGTAAAAGAAAGAGCCTTAGATGCATATTTCTATTTCTTAGTTGAAGCAGATAAATTAGGTTTAAAATCTCACAGTGAAAGTATGAAATTCTTAGAATCTATGGGAATTAAAACAACAGGTATTTTTGAACTTTTAGAAAACTCAAAAGATATAGAACAAAGAATAGATTATTGGGAAAAGGAAAGAGAAAATCTACCTTATGAAACAGATGGACTTGTTATAAAAGTTGATGAAATAAATCTATGGGATGAAATAGGTTATACAAGTAAAACACCAAGATGGGCAATAGCATATAAATTCCCTGCACATCAAGTATCTACTGTTTTAAATGATGTAACTTGGCAAGTTGGAAGAACAGGTAAACTTACACCTGTTGCAGAATTAGAAGAAGTTGAGCTATCAGGAAGTAAGGTTAAAAGAGCAAGCTTACATAATATTAGTGAAATTCAAAGAAAAGACATAAGAATAGGTGACAGAGTTTTTATAGAAAAAGCTGCTGAGATTATACCTCAAGTTGTAAAGGCAATAAAAGAAGAAAGAACAGGAAATGAAAAGACTATAGAAGAGCCAATTAATTGCCCTGTATGTAACCATAAGCTTGAAAGAGAAGAGGGACTAGTAGATATAAAATGTGTAAACGAAGAATGTCCTGCTAAAATTCAAGGAGAAATAGAATACTTTGTTTCAAGAGATGCTTTAAACATCATGGGACTAGGTTCAAAGATAGTTGAAAAGTTTATAGATTTGGGCTATATAAAAACTGTTGTGGATATTTATGACTTAAAAAATCATAGAGAAGACCTAGAAAATATTGACAAAATGGGAAAAAGAAGTATAGAAAATTTACTTAATTCAATAGAAGAAAGTAAGAATAGAGAATATGATAAAGTTATCTATGCTTTAGGAATACCATTTATAGGAAAGGTTGCTTCTAAAGTTCTAGCTAAGGCTTCAAAAAATATTGATAAGTTAATGTCTATGACTTTTGAAGAATTGACATCAATAGAAGGAATTGGTGAAATAGCAGCCAATGAAATAATAGCTTTCTTTAAGAAGGAAAAAACTCAAAAACTTGTAGTTGCTTTAAAAGAAAAAGGGTTGAAATTTGAAATAACAGAAAGTGAAACAAAAGTAGAAAATTTAAATCCTAATTTTGCAGGAAAGAATTTCTTGTTTACAGGTACATTGAAGCACTTCACAAGAGAGCAAATAAAGGAAGAAATTGAAAAATTAGGTGGTAAGAATTTAAGTTCAGTAAGCAAGAATTTAGATTATTTAATAGTTGGAGAAAAAGCTGGAAGTAAGTTAAAGAAAGCACAAGAAATTCCGACTATAAAAATACTAACTGAAGAAGAGTTTATTGAGTTAAAAGATAAATTTGACTAA
- the mnmA gene encoding tRNA 2-thiouridine(34) synthase MnmA → MKKVIIGMSGGVDSSVSAYLLKEQGYEVIGVTLNQHLEENSKDIEDAKKVCDRLGIIHEVVNIRKDFENTVIKYFLDGYKSGKTPSPCVICDDEIKFKILFEIADKYKADYVATGHYTSVEYSKTFSKYLLKSVHSIIKDQSYMLYRLAPEKLERLIFPLKPYSKQEIRKIALKIGLEVHDKKDSQGVCFAKEGYKEFLKENLKDEIVKGNYIDKEGNILGEHEGYQLYTIGQRRGLGINLSKIVFITEIRAKTNEIVLGEFSELFTDEIELINYKFAVEFEKIKDLNLLARPRFSSTGFYGKLIKNNDKIYFKYNEENAHNAKGQHVVFFYDNFVVGGGEIK, encoded by the coding sequence ATGAAAAAAGTTATAATTGGTATGAGTGGAGGAGTTGATTCCTCTGTTTCAGCTTATCTTTTAAAAGAGCAAGGCTATGAAGTTATAGGAGTAACTTTAAATCAACATTTAGAAGAAAATTCAAAAGATATTGAAGATGCTAAAAAAGTCTGTGATAGATTAGGGATAATACATGAAGTTGTAAATATCAGAAAAGATTTTGAAAATACAGTCATCAAATATTTTTTAGATGGCTATAAGTCAGGGAAAACCCCATCTCCTTGTGTTATATGTGATGATGAGATAAAATTTAAAATTCTCTTTGAGATAGCCGATAAGTACAAGGCGGACTATGTGGCGACAGGACATTATACCTCAGTTGAATATTCAAAAACTTTTTCTAAATACTTGTTAAAATCTGTACATTCTATAATAAAAGACCAATCCTATATGCTATATAGATTAGCTCCTGAAAAATTAGAAAGGTTAATTTTTCCTTTGAAACCTTATTCTAAACAAGAAATCAGAAAGATAGCTTTAAAAATTGGTTTAGAAGTTCATGATAAAAAAGATAGCCAAGGTGTATGTTTTGCTAAAGAAGGCTATAAAGAATTTTTAAAAGAAAATTTAAAAGATGAAATAGTCAAAGGAAACTACATAGATAAGGAAGGAAATATTTTAGGAGAGCATGAAGGTTATCAACTATATACCATAGGACAAAGAAGAGGTTTAGGGATAAATTTATCTAAAATAGTTTTCATAACAGAGATAAGAGCTAAAACTAATGAAATAGTTTTAGGAGAATTTTCAGAACTTTTTACTGATGAAATAGAATTAATAAATTACAAGTTTGCAGTTGAATTTGAAAAAATAAAAGATTTAAACTTACTTGCAAGACCTAGATTTTCAAGTACAGGTTTTTATGGAAAATTAATAAAAAATAATGATAAAATATATTTTAAATACAATGAAGAAAATGCCCATAATGCCAAGGGTCAACATGTAGTATTTTTCTATGATAATTTTGTTGTAGGTGGTGGAGAAATTAAGTAA
- a CDS encoding biotin--[acetyl-CoA-carboxylase] ligase translates to MKFLKFNEIDSTNNYMKENVSSFENYDIVSAKVQTAGRGRRGNSWLSPEGMALFSFLLRPERSLSMVEATKLPFIAGISTLNALKKIKDGAYSFKWTNDVFFYSKKLCGILIERVKDDFVVGIGINVANKIPEDIKNIAISLESDHDIDKLILKVVEEFSIYYEKFMAGKWQEIIEEINANNFLKDKKIRVHIGEQIFEGTAKNIAEDGRLEIEMNGEIKLFSVGEITIEKDYY, encoded by the coding sequence ATGAAATTTCTAAAATTTAATGAAATAGATTCCACTAATAACTATATGAAAGAAAATGTATCATCTTTTGAAAATTATGATATAGTTTCAGCTAAAGTCCAAACAGCAGGTAGAGGAAGAAGAGGAAATTCTTGGCTGTCACCTGAAGGTATGGCTCTTTTTAGTTTTTTACTAAGACCTGAAAGAAGTCTGTCTATGGTTGAAGCAACAAAACTTCCTTTCATAGCAGGAATATCAACTTTAAATGCTTTGAAAAAGATAAAAGATGGAGCTTATTCATTTAAATGGACAAATGATGTCTTTTTTTATTCTAAGAAATTATGTGGAATTTTAATAGAAAGAGTAAAAGATGATTTTGTAGTTGGTATAGGAATAAATGTAGCAAATAAAATACCAGAGGATATTAAAAATATAGCTATTTCATTGGAAAGTGACCACGATATTGATAAATTAATTTTGAAAGTTGTGGAAGAATTTTCAATATATTATGAAAAATTCATGGCAGGGAAGTGGCAAGAAATTATAGAAGAAATAAATGCTAATAACTTCTTAAAAGATAAAAAAATAAGAGTACACATTGGAGAGCAAATATTCGAAGGAACAGCTAAAAATATAGCTGAAGATGGAAGATTAGAGATAGAAATGAACGGTGAAATTAAATTATTTAGTGTTGGAGAAATAACAATAGAAAAGGATTATTATTGA
- a CDS encoding DUF308 domain-containing protein codes for MTRFWNVLFGIVFILFGIYMWNNPTETFITYSFYLGILYVIWTIITIFYILKRKIRPVPYGNIIVSIIISIAILALPMFSVAIVLWTFIIIFLISAIYYLRNVIKNGLKSHLLQFILACIAVIYGVIMLFNPIVAGNTIAKILSFFVIMNGISYILSSIIDVEIE; via the coding sequence ATGACTAGATTTTGGAATGTTTTATTTGGTATTGTATTTATTCTATTTGGAATTTATATGTGGAATAATCCCACAGAAACATTTATAACTTATTCATTCTATTTAGGAATACTTTATGTTATATGGACTATTATAACTATATTTTATATTCTTAAAAGAAAAATAAGACCTGTTCCTTATGGCAATATTATAGTATCTATTATTATATCAATAGCAATTTTAGCTTTACCTATGTTCTCAGTAGCTATTGTACTATGGACATTTATCATCATATTCTTAATAAGTGCTATTTATTATTTGAGAAATGTTATAAAAAATGGTTTAAAATCTCATTTATTACAATTTATACTAGCTTGTATTGCTGTTATTTATGGAGTTATAATGTTATTTAATCCTATTGTAGCTGGGAATACAATAGCTAAAATTTTATCTTTTTTTGTTATAATGAATGGAATATCATATATTTTAAGTTCAATAATTGATGTTGAAATTGAATAA
- a CDS encoding fructose-specific PTS transporter subunit EIIC translates to MEIKDLLKKDLMIMDLKANTKMEAIDEMIARLKEKNIVSDADVFKDLILKREERSSTGLGEGIAMPHAKTSVVNSPSVLFARSNKGVDYDALDGEPVHIFFMIAASEGAHDLHIETLAKLSKMLLNDDFTKGLLTCGSPDEVYALVDKYSEKPQESPKEEVKETQVTNKKRILAVTACPTGIAHTYMAEAALKEAGERLGVDVKVETNGADGIKNNLTANDINDAVGIIVAADKKVETARFNDRKVIVTSTADAIKNAEALIKKVLNNEAPVFKAEASDNAEEDSQANDSIGRIIYKSIMSGVSNMLPFVIGGGILLALSFIVERFMGQNELFKLLYGVGGGAFHFLIPVLAGFIAMSIADKPGFMPGAVAGYMASQGAGFLGGLIGGFIAGYSVIFLKKMTKNMSKQFDGMKSRVIYPIFSLVITGVLMYFIIGPIFTKINVIVANWLNNMGTANAVLLGAVLGGMMSVDMGGPINKAAYAFSIGVFTDTNNGAFMAAVMAGGMVPPLAIALAMTLFKDRFDEKEQQSKISNFILGLSFITEGAIPFAAKEPLKVISSCVIGAAIAGGLTQFWGVTAPAPHGGIFVIPAMPSVHSAIFFVVSIIIGAVVSGVIFGILRGKKKN, encoded by the coding sequence ATGGAAATTAAAGATTTACTAAAAAAAGATTTAATGATAATGGATTTAAAAGCAAATACAAAGATGGAAGCTATTGATGAAATGATAGCAAGATTAAAAGAAAAAAATATAGTTTCAGATGCAGATGTATTTAAAGATTTAATTTTAAAAAGAGAAGAAAGAAGTTCAACAGGTTTAGGTGAAGGAATAGCAATGCCTCATGCTAAGACTTCTGTTGTAAATAGCCCTTCAGTTTTATTTGCAAGATCTAATAAAGGTGTTGATTATGATGCACTAGACGGGGAACCTGTTCATATATTCTTTATGATAGCTGCTTCTGAAGGAGCTCATGATTTACATATAGAAACACTTGCAAAATTATCAAAGATGTTATTAAATGATGATTTTACAAAAGGATTATTAACTTGTGGAAGCCCTGATGAAGTTTATGCTTTAGTTGATAAGTATTCTGAAAAACCACAAGAAAGTCCTAAAGAAGAAGTTAAAGAAACACAAGTTACAAACAAAAAGAGAATACTTGCAGTAACTGCTTGTCCAACAGGAATTGCACATACATATATGGCTGAAGCCGCATTAAAAGAAGCTGGAGAAAGATTAGGAGTAGATGTTAAAGTTGAAACTAATGGTGCAGATGGAATTAAAAATAATTTAACTGCAAATGATATAAATGATGCTGTTGGAATTATAGTTGCAGCAGATAAAAAAGTTGAAACTGCTCGTTTCAATGATAGAAAAGTAATAGTTACAAGTACAGCAGATGCAATAAAGAATGCTGAAGCTTTAATTAAAAAAGTTTTAAATAATGAAGCTCCTGTATTTAAAGCAGAAGCTAGTGATAATGCTGAAGAGGATTCTCAAGCAAATGATTCAATAGGAAGAATTATCTATAAGAGTATTATGAGTGGAGTTTCTAATATGCTTCCGTTCGTAATTGGTGGAGGAATTTTACTTGCCCTTTCATTTATAGTTGAAAGATTCATGGGACAAAACGAATTATTTAAATTACTATATGGTGTTGGTGGAGGAGCTTTCCATTTCTTAATACCTGTTCTTGCTGGATTTATTGCTATGAGTATTGCTGATAAACCAGGATTCATGCCAGGGGCTGTTGCAGGATATATGGCAAGCCAAGGAGCTGGATTCTTAGGAGGACTTATTGGAGGGTTCATTGCTGGATACTCAGTTATTTTCTTAAAGAAAATGACAAAGAATATGTCAAAACAATTTGATGGTATGAAATCAAGGGTAATATATCCAATATTCAGTTTAGTGATAACTGGTGTATTGATGTACTTCATAATAGGACCTATATTTACAAAGATAAATGTTATAGTTGCTAATTGGTTAAATAATATGGGAACAGCTAATGCTGTATTATTAGGAGCTGTACTTGGTGGAATGATGAGTGTTGATATGGGAGGACCTATCAATAAAGCAGCTTATGCTTTCTCAATAGGAGTATTTACTGATACAAATAATGGTGCATTTATGGCAGCTGTTATGGCTGGAGGAATGGTTCCACCACTAGCAATAGCTTTAGCTATGACACTATTTAAAGATAGATTTGATGAAAAAGAACAACAATCAAAAATTTCAAACTTTATTTTAGGTCTATCTTTCATAACAGAAGGAGCAATTCCTTTTGCTGCTAAAGAGCCATTAAAAGTCATAAGCTCTTGTGTTATTGGTGCTGCAATAGCAGGTGGATTAACTCAATTCTGGGGTGTTACTGCTCCTGCTCCTCATGGAGGAATATTTGTTATTCCTGCAATGCCAAGTGTACACTCAGCTATATTCTTCGTAGTTTCTATCATAATAGGAGCTGTAGTTTCAGGAGTAATATTTGGAATTTTAAGAGGAAAGAAAAAGAACTAA
- the pfkB gene encoding 1-phosphofructokinase, translating into MIYSVTLNPSIDFIVRVKDFQIGETNRAYEDNFFAGGKGIMVSKLLKNVGTECVNLGFLGGFTGAFIEKNLKKLNIPSDFVTVEENTRINVKLKTEEETEINCPGPKISEKEKEEFLDKIRKIKRDDFVILSGSVPSNLGNDFYINIIEILNENSVKFTLDSSGETFKKSLKYKPFLIKPNKDELKEYAKREFKDNKEIIDYVRTNLVGMAENVIISLGGEGALYIAKDFSLFAQPFKAKENVVNTVGAGDSVVAGFVNYMLKENDVEKAFRFAVACGTATSFSEDIGELEFIEEISKKLVIEREHYGN; encoded by the coding sequence ATGATATATTCAGTAACTTTAAATCCCTCCATTGATTTTATTGTCAGAGTGAAAGATTTTCAGATAGGTGAAACTAATAGAGCCTATGAAGATAATTTTTTTGCTGGTGGAAAAGGGATAATGGTATCTAAACTCTTAAAAAATGTAGGGACAGAATGTGTAAATCTAGGTTTTTTAGGAGGCTTCACAGGAGCATTTATTGAGAAAAATCTTAAAAAATTAAATATACCTTCAGATTTTGTAACTGTTGAAGAAAATACTAGAATAAATGTAAAATTAAAAACAGAAGAAGAAACTGAAATCAATTGTCCAGGTCCAAAGATTTCAGAAAAAGAAAAAGAAGAGTTTCTAGATAAAATCAGAAAAATTAAAAGAGATGATTTTGTAATTTTATCAGGTTCAGTGCCTAGCAATTTGGGAAATGATTTTTATATAAATATAATTGAAATTTTAAATGAAAATTCAGTAAAATTCACTCTTGATAGCAGTGGAGAAACTTTTAAAAAATCTTTAAAATATAAACCATTTTTAATCAAGCCTAATAAAGATGAATTAAAAGAATATGCTAAAAGAGAGTTTAAAGATAATAAAGAAATTATAGATTATGTTAGAACTAACTTAGTTGGTATGGCAGAAAATGTGATTATATCTCTTGGTGGTGAGGGAGCACTATACATAGCTAAAGATTTTTCACTTTTCGCTCAACCATTCAAGGCAAAGGAAAATGTTGTTAATACTGTGGGAGCTGGAGATTCTGTTGTGGCAGGTTTTGTAAATTATATGTTAAAAGAAAATGATGTAGAAAAGGCATTTAGATTTGCAGTGGCTTGTGGAACAGCAACAAGTTTTTCAGAAGATATTGGTGAGTTAGAATTTATTGAAGAAATATCTAAAAAATTAGTTATTGAAAGGGAGCATTATGGAAATTAA
- a CDS encoding DeoR/GlpR family DNA-binding transcription regulator — protein MLFEDRISLILKLIETQGSIENSKIIKDLKISEATLRRDLAYLEKENKIKRVRGGAVLRKVARKEIEIKEKNTNKDSKKKIAQVAAQFISDGDYIYLDAGTTTYEIIDYIKGKDIKVVTNGIIHLERLIANDIETYLIGGRIKKSTLAIVGVKALRDLSEFRFDKAFIGINGINENGYSTHDVEEALIKKQAIENSNKAFILADSTKFDMIYFANVAKLEEATIITDKKEINKDIEKHTKIINIY, from the coding sequence ATGTTATTTGAAGACAGAATTTCACTTATTTTAAAACTTATAGAAACACAAGGTAGTATTGAAAATTCAAAAATTATCAAAGATTTAAAAATCAGTGAGGCAACATTAAGAAGGGACTTAGCTTATCTTGAAAAGGAAAATAAAATTAAAAGAGTAAGAGGTGGTGCAGTTTTAAGGAAAGTTGCTAGAAAAGAAATAGAAATCAAAGAAAAAAACACCAATAAAGATAGCAAAAAGAAAATCGCTCAAGTGGCAGCACAGTTCATATCAGATGGTGACTATATTTATTTAGATGCAGGAACAACAACTTATGAAATTATTGACTATATAAAGGGAAAAGATATAAAGGTTGTAACTAATGGGATAATACATTTAGAAAGACTTATAGCCAATGATATAGAAACTTACTTAATTGGTGGAAGAATAAAAAAGAGTACCTTAGCCATTGTTGGAGTAAAAGCATTAAGGGATTTATCAGAATTTAGATTTGATAAAGCTTTTATTGGAATAAATGGAATAAATGAAAATGGCTATTCTACTCATGATGTTGAAGAAGCATTGATAAAAAAACAGGCTATAGAAAATTCGAATAAGGCATTTATTTTAGCAGATAGTACAAAGTTTGATATGATCTATTTTGCAAACGTAGCTAAACTTGAAGAAGCAACCATAATAACAGATAAAAAAGAAATAAATAAAGACATAGAAAAGCACACAAAAATAATAAACATATATTAA